Proteins co-encoded in one Coregonus clupeaformis isolate EN_2021a chromosome 17, ASM2061545v1, whole genome shotgun sequence genomic window:
- the LOC123492920 gene encoding LOW QUALITY PROTEIN: frizzled-1-like (The sequence of the model RefSeq protein was modified relative to this genomic sequence to represent the inferred CDS: substituted 1 base at 1 genomic stop codon), whose amino-acid sequence MMYFNEDELKFSKIWIGIWSVLCCGSTLFTVLTYFVDMQRFSYPERPIIFLSGCYTMESIVYIAGFLLGDKVVCNNRFDSHVKTVVQGTKKEGCTILFMMLYFFSMASSIWWVILALTWFFSAGMKXGHEAIEANSQYFHLAAWAVPAIKTVTILAVGQVDGDVLSGVCYVGINSVYALQGFVLAPLFVYLFLGTSFLLAGFVSLFRIRTIMKHDGTKTEKLEKLMVRIGIFSMLYTVPTTIVIACYFYEQVFREQWEKSWVSRTCKNYAVPCPGHHLPQMSPDFTVFMIKYLMTLIVGITSGFWIWSSKTLNSWRRCYTRLASNKQGETTV is encoded by the coding sequence ATGATGTACTTCAATGAGGACGAGTTGAAATTTTCCAAGATATGGATTGGAATATGGTCTGTGTTATGTTGCGGGTCCACTCTGTTCACAGTTTTGACCTACTTTGTGGACATGCAGAGGTTCAGCTACCCAGAGCGACCCATCATTTTCCTATCAGGCTGCTACACAATGGAGTCAATAGTCTACATCGCTGGCTTCTTGTTGGGGGACAAGGTGGTATGCAACAACCGCTTTGACAGTCACGTCAAAACGGTCGTCCAAGGCACCAAAAAGGAGGGCTGCACCATTTTGTTCATGATGCTCTACTTTTTCAGCATGGCCAGCTCCATCTGGTGGGTCATCCTAGCCTTGACGTGGTTCTTCTCAGCCGGGATGAAGTGAGGTCACGAGGCCATCGAAGCCAACTCGCAGTACTTCCACCTGGCGGCGTGGGCAGTACCCGCCATCAAGACCGTCACCATCCTGGCGGTGGGGCAGGTGGATGGCGACGTTCTGAGCGGCGTGTGCTATGTGGGCATTAACAGCGTGTACGCTCTCCAAGGCTTCGTTCTGGCACCGCTGTTCGTCTACCTCTTCCTGGGCACCTCGTTCCTTCTGGCTGGCTTCGTTTCGCTCTTCCGCATCCGGACCATCATGAAGCACGACGGCACCAAGACGGAGAAACTGGAGAAGCTCATGGTGCGCATCGGCATCTTCAGCATGCTCTACACGGTGCCCACCACCATCGTCATTGCGTGCTACTTCTATGAGCAGGTGTTCAGGGAACAGTGGGAGAAGAGTTGGGTGAGTCGGACGTGTAAGAACTACGCAGTGCCGTGCCCTGGGCATCATCTCCCGCAGATGTCGCCAGACTTTACCGTCTTCATGATCAAGTACCTGATGACGTTGATCGTGGGCATCACCTCTGGCTTCTGGATTTGGTCGAGTAAGACGCTGAATTCGTGGAGGAGATGTTATACGAGACTGGCGAGCAATAAACAGGGTGAGACGACAGTATAA